AAACTATAAGCTATAAAAATAAGTCACAGTcatatacagtgagtactataATTCATTGGACAGtgaccattttttttttgttcttttgGTTCTGTACTCTAGCACTTTGAGTTTGAAAGGATACAATGACAATGAGGGTGAAGTGCAgtctgtcagctttaatttgagggtattttcatacgtATCGGATTAACCGTTTACAAATGACAGCACCTTTTGTACATGGTCCCCCCCGTTTTAAGGTACAAGTGTTTGTTGTATTGGCTTCACAAATGTGTGTCGTTAGGCAGGTGTATTCATTTGTGTCGTTGGTGAATGCAGGAGAGCTGTTGAGGAATAGTATTGATTCTAGACTTTGCTATTGCCTTTGGAGGTTGTTGTTGGGGTGTGACAACATGAGGAAGACAGCAGTGTCGATGCAAATGAAGCTGGCTGTCATAAGGCTCAGAAATGAAAATCAATCAATCGGGAACATTGCAAAAACCCTGGACATGCCCAAGTCGACAGTTTGGTTCATCATTAACAAGAAAAAAAACAACCGGTGAACTCAATTATGTCAAAAGACCCAGTAGACTGAGGAAGACCACTAGTGGATGACCGGAGAATACTCTCTATGATGAAGAAAACCCCCCAGACAACAGGCCAACAGATCAAAAACACTCTCCTGAATGCAGGTGTAGATGTGTCAAAGTCTACCATACGTAGAAGACTACACCAGCAGGACTACAGAGGGTACACTACAAGATGCAAACCACTGATAAGCCTGAAGAACAGAAAGGCCAGATTACAGTTAGCTAAAAAGCACCTAAAAGAGCTCCAAGAGTTCTGGAAAAAAGCATTGTGGACAGATCAGACAACGATTATAATGTACCAGAGTGATGGAAAGAGGaaagtgtggagaaaaaaaagacatGCCCATGATCCAAAGCATACCACCTCATCCGTGAAACATGGTGGAGGGGGTGTTATGGCTTGGGCCTGTATGGCTGCCAGTGGAACAGGCTCACTTGTCTTCATCAATGATGTGACTGCAGACAGAAGAAGAACAATGAATTCTGAAGTCTACAGAAATATTTGTTCTGCTCAGATAAAACCAAATGCCTCCTAACTCATTGGACGGCACTTCATCatgcaacaagacaatgaccctgaACAtactgctagagcaacaaaggTTTTTTTTGATGGCCAAAAAGTGTAAAAACCTTGACTGGCCGAGTCAATCACCGGATCTGAATCCAATTGAACATGCATTTTACATGCTGAAGAGGAGACTGAAGGCAATAAGTCCCCGAAACAAGCAGGAACTGAAGATGGCTGCATTACAGGCAGCCATTACAGAAGATACCCAGCGTCTGGTGATGTCGATGCATCGCAGACTTCAAGCAGTCATTGTATGCAAAGGATATGCGACCAAATATTAACAATGATTACTTTATTCTACATTATGTTAAACTGTCCAATGTTTTTTGATGTCCGAAAATGGGGGGGACCATGTACAAAAGCTTCTATAATTTCCAAACGGTTCATCCGatgtgtatgaaaataccctcaaattaaagctgacagccTGCACTTCACCCTCATTGTCATTGTATCCTTTCAATCTCAGTGCTAGAGTAcagaaccaaaataacaaaaaatggtCACTGTCCAATTAATTATGgtgctcactgtgtgtgtgtgtgtgtgtgtgtgtgtgtgtgtgtatatgctcaaaaaaataaagggaacactaaaataacacatcctagatctgaatgaatgaactgttcttattaaatacttttttctttacatagttgaatgtgctgacaacaaaagcgcacaaattatcaatggaaatcaaatgtatcaacccatggaggtcaggatttggagtcacactcaaaattaaagtggaaaaccacactacaggctgatccaactttgatgtaatgtccttaaaacaagtcaaaatgaagcTCAGTAGTTTGTGTGAcatccacgtgcctgtatgacctccctacaacgcctgggcatgctcctgatgaggtggcagatggtctcctgagggatctcctcccagacctggactaaagcatccgccaactcctggacagtctgtggtgtaacgtggcgttggtggatggagcgagacatgatgtcccagttgtgctcaattggattcaagtctggggaacgggtgggccagtccatagcatcaacgccttcctcttgcaggaactgctgacacactccagccacatgaggtctagcattgtcttgcattaggaggaacccagggccaaccgcaccagcatatggtctcacaaggggtctgaggatctcatctcggtacctaatggcagtcaggctacctctggcgggcacatggagggctgtgcggccccccaaagaaatgccaccccacaccatgactgacccaccgccaaaccggtcatgctggaggatgttgcaggcagcagaacgttctctacggcgtctccagactgtgtcacgtctgtcacatgtgctcagtgtgaacctgctttcatctgtgaagagcacagggcgccagtggcgaatttgccaatcttggtgttctctggcaaatgccaaacgtccagcacggtgtcttgctaattgcctataatttccacctgttgcctattccatttgcacaacagcatgttaaattaattgtcaatcagtgttgcttcctaagtggacagtttgatttcacagaagtgtgattgactttgagttacattgtgttgtttacaagtgttccctttatttttttgagcagtgtataaatctctctctctctcagtagacccatatatacacacacattctttTTCAGGtgacccaataaattactgggtgTTTATATAGTGTGactattttttaaaatattttttatatatagcTTAAGGTTTCAAATGTTGAAAGCAATTTGGTTTGTCTGCATTATTTAGGATGTTATGTCTGTATTATGACTATTTGCttttcaaatacatttgattgtatCCATATGACATTTGCGTTTAGGTTTTAGTTGTCTACAACTACAGAACTCCTACACACAATTTTACTTCTGCACTTTTATTGTGGTTGACGTCTTGGTGAACTGAGATTGGTAGTGTGCTTGTTGTAACCCTCTTCTGTGAACACTTTTGTCTGTGCTTTCCTAGATGCTGTGTAAACACCTGTTTTGAATGTTgcatctcttctctcctttcttgtCGCTGTCTGTGTCttgctgtgtctctctgtatcgctctctctgtgtctttgtctctctatgtgtggctctctcctcctctctctctcaggctgtgataacctggtgtgtgtgtgggacgtGGGCACGGGGGAGCTGGTCTACCAGATAGCCGATGCCCACCCCGACCTGATCTACAGCGTGAGCTGGAACCGGGAGGGCAGTGCCATCTGCACCGTGTGCAAGGACAAGGCGTTGCGTGTCATCGACCCGCGACGGGGCACCGTCCTCAAGGTGAGTCCTGTCTGTCCTATGTCGGATGACACACCCATGCAAATGAATGGAAAGAAGTCTTAAGAGATTTGGATATAATGACGagatatctacagttgaagtcggaagtttacatacaccttagcccaaATAcctttaaactccgtttttcacaattcctgacatttaatcctagtaaagattccctgtcttaggtccgttaggaactgcactttattttaagaatgtgaaatgtcagaataatagtagaggaattatttcagcttttatttatttcatcacattcccagtgggtcagacgtttacatacactcaattagtatttggtagcattgcctttaaattgtttaacttgggtcaaacatttcaggtagacttccacaagcttcccacaataagttgggtgaaatttggccctttcctcctgacagagctggtgtaactgagtcaggtttgtaggcctcgttgctcgcacacactttttcagttctgcacacaaatgttctatagggttgaggtcagggctttgtgatggccactccaataccttgactttgatgtccttaagccattttgctacaactttggaagtatgcttggggtcattgtccatttggaagacccatttgcaaccaatctTTAACTTTAAAGATCTTTAactggtgtcttgagatgttgcttcaatatatccatagaattttccaccctcatgatgccatctattttgtgaagtgcaccagtccctcctgcagcaaagcacccccacagcataatgctgccactcccgtgcttcacggttgggatggtattcttcggcttgcaagcctccccctttttcctccaaacataacgatggtcattatggccaaacagttctatttttgtttcatcagatcagaggacatttctccacgaagtacaatctttgtccccatgtgcagttgcaaaccgtagtctggcttttttttatggcggttttggagcagtggcttcttccttgctgagcggccttgtcgatataggactcgttttactgtggatatagatactggaggaaacaggtacaaaagtattttcacaacgtcctttgctgttcagggattgatttgcacttttcgcaccaaagtgcgttcatctctaggagacagaatgcgtctccttcctgagcggtatgactgctgcgtggtcccatggtgtttatacttgcgtactattgtttgtacagatgcacatagtatcttcaggcgtttggaaattgctcccaaggatgaaccagacttgtggagttctacacttttttttttctgaggttttgactgatttctttagattttcccatgatgtcaagcaaagaggcactgagtttgaaggtaggccttgaaatacatccacaggtacacctccacttgactcaaattatgtcaattagcctatcagaagcttctaaagccatgacatcatcttctggaattttccaagctttttaaaggcacagtcaacttagtgtatgtaaacttctgacccactggaattgtgatacagtgaattataagtgaaataatctgtctgtaaacaattgttggaaaaattacttgtgtcatgtacaaagtagatgtcctaactgacttgccaaaactatagtttgttaacaagaaatttgtggagtggttgaaaaactagttttgatgactccaacctaagtgtatgtaaacttccgacttcaactgtacatttccatCTTAAAAACGGGATTTGTTGTCCACAGAGCAGAACGGTGGGCTGTCAAGCTCCTGCCTATTCCTCTCTTTGGATTGATGGCTGCATTTAGTttattttaatacttttttgaATATTAGAATTTGGGGGCGTTAATgtcaaccgcctgtattcaatggagagagatgcGTTGCTACTAGCCACATGTCATGAATACGCATAGCCATTTGGAGCCCATTGACTTCCATACCAAAAGTCCTTGCTTGGTgagtgaaataaattaaataaatctgtctggagaagacagatttttcacccagCTGTCACTCTCGCTTTGCCTTTTCCTCTGGTCTTTAAGTACCAATAACAAGCAATACAACTGTATTATCCTTCAAGGTGAAAGTAACCAACACAAAGTGGACTGTAACACACAAACTCTCCACTGCTTAAGAAAATCTCCTTCTTATCAAAGAAAATTGGATTCAGCCAAATCCCCCAAGTACTGTATATTGTATGAACTCTACCTTCTGTACATGTGGCTTTTGACATTGACTCTACCTACCACTTGTTGCTGTGTGCCTCAGGTGAAAGAGAAGGTCCACGACGGCACCAGGCCCATGAGGGCCGTGTTCCTCTCGGATGGGAAGATCCTGACCACGGGCTTCAGCCGCATGAGTGAAAGGCAGCTGGCCTTGTGGGATACGGTACGGCAGCTGGATGGACACATTTCATATACACTGAGAAtagcaaacattaggaacactttcctaatattgagttgtacccccccccccccctttggtcTTAGAATAGCCTAAAttggagcatggactctacaaggtgtcaaaagcgttccacagggatgctggcccgtgttgactccaatgcttcccacagttgtgtcaagttggctggatgtcctttgggtggtggaccgttcttgatacacacaggaaactgttgagtttgAAAAACCCAGTAGTGTTGCAGCTCTTGACAAAAACCGGTTCacctagcacctactaccatactccgttcaaggacacttaaatattttgtcttgcccgttcaccctctgaaggacacacatacataatccatgtctcaattgtctcaaggcttagaaatccttctttaactggtctcctccccttctgcACTGATTTTGAAGAGACATCGatagggatcatagctttcacctggtcagtctgtcatggaaatgtGTTCAATattttgtacacagtgtacatGACCTTGTTGAGTCGTATGGGAGTGTATGGTAGAGGAGAGTGTTGTGCTGCGGTGTCATGACAGTTCAGGTCAGCCCTGTTTATTTTCCCTTGACGCAGCACCTAGGGGTTCACTTCACGCTGACCAAGTAGTGGGAGCTAAGAGAAAACTAACTGTAAACAATGGAATCTTCATAGTACCTTGGAAAGGTAGCTAGATCAACAGGTtcagctgctacatgttcagccAGGCACAGCAGTGACGTACATTATCAGCATGAGATTAAGTACATTGAAATCCAAGCTCATattttcaagttttattagtcgtaaGGGATACGCACAGGTGGTATACACAGCCCAACaatctcgacaatgcaacaataataaataagaatacaaacaaagtaaatgtctcagtagaataaaataaacattttagcataagtataatacaggaaggaaCAATTTACGttccaatatttacacatgtatcaGGGAAGGGGCAGTGCAGGggaatttttttacatttaacagTATTAGCAATAAGAGTCTGgtatcagtgtttgtgtgtgtgaatgagtaaGTGATTGCACTCAGACATCATGCTCCGATACAGTTTGCTTGACTGTAAGGGAGTGAACAGCACGTGGCTGGGgggtgtggggtccttgatgctGCAGGACTTCCTCAGGCACCATTtcaagtagatgtcctggatgggtgggaacacggccccagtgatgtattagGTCCTCTTCACCACCCGTTGGAGGGCCTTGCGGTCGTGGACAGAGCAATTCCTGTACCAGgccgtgatgcaactggtcaagacgctctcgatggtgcagcggtaATATTTGGAGAGAACCCGGGGTGGTGTTGGTCCATGTCAAATCAtcggtgatgtgtacgccaaggaacttaaaacaaTCAACTTCTTGaagttgattgttgacttcaggaagcagagggAAACAAGCCCCAACATCAACGCGACTGCAGTAGAAACAGTCAGcatttttaagttcctcggcgtacacatcaccaATGATTTGACATGAACCAACACCACCCCGGGTTCTCTCCAAATACtaccgctgcaccatcgagagcgtcttgacacgttgagggagaggttaatgtcctggcaccacaatgctAGTTAATTTACCTCCTGATAGGTTGACTCGTTGTTGGtatcaggcctacaaccgtggtgttgtcagcaaacttgatgatggatgTTGGTGTCGTGCAAAGGCAcacagtcgtgggtaaacagcgagtgaggacacacccctggggggcaCCTGTGttaagtcagtgtggaggaggtgttgccaatcctcacagcctgtggtcttCCTGTCAGGGCTCTGAGtttggtgacgagcttggagggaacaatagGATTCAaatgctgtagtcaatgaacagtatttgGTATTTGTGTTGCAGAATGATATGTCTGAGCCAATGGCAGTGCAGGAGATGGACACCAGTAACGGTGTTCTCCTTCCCTACTATGACCCTGACACTAACATGGTCTACCTGTGTGGAAAGGTACAGTACACCCATTTCCTACCACACTTTCAACAAATTCTGCTGGTGGCATAGGATCAAATTAGAAGATCCCCCTGGATGTTTGGTTCAGTCCCTTTTGTCTGTTGATCACTCTCAGGGGGACTGCACCATCCGGTACTTTGAGGTGACAGACGAGTCGCCTTATGTCCATTTTCTCAGCCTGTACAGCAGCAAAGAGCCCCAGCGAGGAGCAGGCTTTCTCAGCAAGAGGGGCGTGGACGTCAACAAGTGTGAGATCGCCAGGTGAACAGGTTTTTCAGCATGACTTCATGGTTGTTAGTTGAATTCTTCCTCTGTGTATTTGCTTCCTTTGTTTTCTCTTtcaccactcctctctccctcctacattCCCCCTTTCATGCCCTCCCACTGTAATTCATTTCTATCTTGTCTTTCTTTCATTCATTCACGCTTTCATTGTCTCATTCATTCACTCTCGCTTTCTTTCATTTAATATcggtctcctctctttctcatatTGCAGGTTCTACAAATTGCATGAGAGGAAAGTAGAGCCCATTTCTATGACGGTACCACGGAAGGTAAGCCATGCAGTTTGAAACAAAGCCATTTGAATTCACTAATTTTTGGACTAAGGCCATATTCCAATAGCCATACTAGCGTCCCACTTAGTAGAATGATATGTTTTTGGCATGGATTCCAAGTGGCATGTTAATGTGGATATTGGAACAGAGAGTTTTACTCAaacctccctctcccactcccctctcttGCCTCCTCAGTCAGACCTGTTCCAGGGGGACCTGTACCCGGACACTGCCGGTGTGGAGCCCTCTCTCCTGGCCGAGGATTGGATCGCTGGGCAGGACGCGGCACCCCTGCTAGTCTCTCTGAGCGGGGGCTATGCTGGCACCCCCTCCAAGCACAGAGACAAGCTCAGGAACAAGCCCAAGCTGCTGTCGCAGGGCTCCGGGACGGATTCTACCCCAGTCCCCCGGCAGGCCGCCTCTCCCACGGCAACCACCACCGCCAAGGAAATGGAGAGcgagggggtgggggtggtgcAGCAGAGGGTCACTCGAGCAGAAGGAGAAGGAGCATCCGATAGGGCGAGAAGAGAGGTGAGAATGGAGTTTGGTTATACGTGGGTATGGCAGTAAGCATAGCAGGGGTGTATTCACCAGGACACACTGTAGCCACTTTAATAAAcggtgtattaggtagttgttgtggaattgttagatattgctgcactgtcggaactggAGGCAcacgcatttcgctacactcgcaacatctgctaaccatgtgtatgtgacgaaTTGATTTGGGATTTAGCAAAACGTTTTGTAACTAGTTTCTTATTGCTCAAGTTTAGGGTGTCTCCCTTAGAGAAGTAAGTATGAGTATGGAGGTAGAAGTGCCAGAAAAGTGACAATTTAGGATATCATCATGTATGTGACTGCATTCACCCTTTTCACCTCCCTCTCGTCCCATCTATCCCTCGATCCCTCTCCCACACTCTAGGAGGAGGTGCTGAGTGAGGTGCTAGCGGAGGTGAAGGCCCTTCGTTCAGTGGTCTTGGCCCAGGGCCAGAGGATCGAGCTGTTGGAGAGGCAGCTGGTCCGCATCGAGGATGGGGATGTCTGATTGGCCGATGGGGCATCACCACTACACCCAAAGGGCATTCTTACTAAAACTCCATAGACCATAGCCTTACTAGAATCAACAGCAGTACCTTAAGCTGAGTGGGAGGATGTAGTGAAGTGTAGCTCCGTGACTAACTGTGTATATCACAGAGGGGCCGAGAATAAGGTGAACTGTTATAGTGAAGGTGTTTTGTGGGTGAATCTAAATTGTTTCCTTGTTCCCTCGCATCCTCTCCCTTCGCCTTCTCAAAACGCATTGGAGGACAAGGTCAGAGGTTCCTCCCCTTGAGACTTCTCTTCCAATGGGGTTTGAGAAGGAAGAGGGAACAAGGAAACAATTGAGATGCACCCTACATTCTCTATAGATGCTGCTTCAGTTAGATGGCAGGTGATATAGGATGAATGGAGATCATCTGTATAAAACATCCATATTGCAGTAAGACATGTCACCAGATTTTTTTGAAGGAGCATCGATGGTGACAGTATTTGAAGGTGTATCACTACAAAACCTAAGACATGCGCAATCAATCATAGCCTACTCACGAATCCTTATGACATCTGGCACAAAGGTCTATGTTAATTTGGTACATTTTGCAAAATGGCACATCAGTGTACATTGTATGTGTGTACACCCTCAATAAATGTTACCAAGTAGATTGCCAGATCATTTACAGTTGCTGTGTTCATTGAAGCACTCGCATTGTGAATCCATTAGGGATTGTTTCATCAGGTAGTTACAGCTGCTAATCATGTCATATCAAATGTGATACTCCATTATTAATACTTATACATTTGTACATGTATGGCTTTATACGTTGGCTTTATACATTACCATCATAGGAAGCTATTACTCTAAAATCAGACCATTGGTATTATAAATATAATTGTATATGCTAATAGCGCTATGCTGTTTACAAAACTGCACTGGTTCATTGCGATTGGATTAGTTGTATTGAATTGTGCTGTACAGCGCATATATTGACATATAAAGAAAAACAGATCGGTCAATTTCCAAATAATGTTTATTTTGATATGAAGCTCTTTTTCTTACAAATGATGTGAAGGACGTGAGTTGGAGGTAGCTTAAAAAACATTCCTATCATGTATGTTTCTTTTTTTGGATGATTTTTGTAATTATTTTTTTCAACCTTAGAAGGTAATACTTAATTTGTGCTCTCCAACTAAGTTGTCTTAGGTGAATGAAGCAACATGCAGTATCATTTGTCACAAAGGGTTATAAACTTCACtgttacatttagatttgtttgcATTTATCCGCAGTTTATACCTCACCCCTTTTGCAGCCTTGGGTACTGTTCacatatagcctggtcccagatctgtttaagGCTGTATTGTCTACAATGACTACAGGAGTTGGCGAGACAGCACAAACAGTCCTGGGACCAGGTTAGTTCACATCGGGCTCATGTGTTTGTTTTATTTACTTGATTAATATTTCTgtatgctctgtcataatacacattttatgtgtgtggttgtgaacAAATAGAGGATGAAAATAACACTCCACTGTGCAAATCTTCCAATAAACACTCCTTTCTCTTTTGCATTGTGCAACAGGCACTTAATTACCCTCACTGGTCATGTGTCAGGAAGTCATAGCTGTCATTAAAATGTATTAGTAAGCCAGTGTACtgacatacacacaaaaaaataggAAAGTAAACAAACAGGGAATATGTTCTACCAGTAGTACAATTATTTAGTTTCTTAGCAAACGTGTATCCTAGTGATTATCGTCTtgtgttatcaaatcaaattttgttagtcacatgcaccgaatacaaccggtgtagtagaccttacagtgaaattcttacttacgagcccccaaccaacaatgcagtttcaaaaaatacggaCAAGAATAAGAGAGAAAAGTAACAAGTCATTAAAGAGAAGCAGTAAAAccacaatagcgagactatatacatggggataccggtacaaagtcaatgtgcgggtgcaccggttagttgaggtagtatgtacatgtgggtagagttatttaagtgaccatgcatagatgaCGACAACcaagagtagcagcggtgtaaagaggggggggggggttaatgcaaatagtctgggtagccatttgagtagatgttcaggagtcttgtggcttgggggtagaagctgtttagaagcctcttggacctagacttggcgctccggtaccgattGCAGTGCGGTAGTAGACTGTTCTCTTTATGACTACGGTGTCTGAAGTCTTTGACAAATCCTGGTATGGAGGTCcttgatggcaggaagcttggccccagtgatgtacttggccgttcgcactaccttctgtagtgccttgcagtcggaagctgagcaattgccataccaggcagtgatgcaaccattcaggatgctctcgatggtgcagctgtagaaccttttgaggatctgcgaacccatgacaaatcttttcagtctcctgagggggaataggttttgtcgtgctctcttcatGACTgtattggtgtgcttggaccatgttagtttgttggggatgtggacaccaaggaacttgaagctctcaacctgctccactgcagccccgttgatgagaatgggggtgtgctcggtcctctttttcctgtagtccacaatcatctcctttgtcttgatcacgttgagggagaggttgttgtcctggcaccacacggccaggtctttgacttccctataggctgtctcgttgttgtcggtgatcagtggtagcactgttgtgtcatcggcaaatttaatgatggtggagtcgtgcctggccttgtagtcatgagtgaacagggagtacaggaagggagtgagcacgcacccctgaggggcccctgtgttgaggatcagcatggcggatatgttgttacctacccttaccacctgggggcggcctgtcaggaagtccaggatccagttgcaaagggaggtgtttactcccagggtcctttgcttattgatgagcttggagggcactatggtgttgaacgctgagctgtagtcaatgaacagcattctcacataggtgtttcttttgtccaggtgggaaagggcagtgtggagtgcaatagagatagcatcttctgtggatctgttggagtgatatgcaaattggagtgggtctagggtttctaggataatggtgttgatttgagccatgaccagcctttcaaagcatttaatggctacagacgtgagtgctacgggtcggtagtcatttaggcaggctaacttagtgttcttgggcacaggcactatggtggtctgactcacatcggctgtggagagcgtgatcacacagtcttccaaaacagctggtgctctcatgcatgtttcagtgttatttgcctcgaagcgagcatagaagtagtttagctcgtctggtaggctcgtgtcactgggaagctctcggctgtgcatccctttgtagtctgtaatggtttgcaagctctgccacattcgacgagtgccagagccggtgtagtacgattcgatcttagttctgtgttgacgctttgcctgtttgatggttcatcagagggcatagcgggatttcttataagcttccgggttagagtccccctccttgaaagcggcagctctagcctttagctcagtgcggatgctgcctgt
This Oncorhynchus clarkii lewisi isolate Uvic-CL-2024 chromosome 21, UVic_Ocla_1.0, whole genome shotgun sequence DNA region includes the following protein-coding sequences:
- the LOC139379051 gene encoding coronin-1B-like, with amino-acid sequence MSFRRGVVRQSKFRHVFAQAWKAEHCIDDVRVSRVTWDGPLCAVNPKFTAVIIESGGGGAFLVLPLNKSGRIDQATPTVCGHAAPVLDVQWCPHDDNIIASASEDCTVKVWEVPDGGLTGPMTEPVVTLEGHSKRVGILAWHPTAFNILLTAGCDNLVCVWDVGTGELVYQIADAHPDLIYSVSWNREGSAICTVCKDKALRVIDPRRGTVLKVKEKVHDGTRPMRAVFLSDGKILTTGFSRMSERQLALWDTNDMSEPMAVQEMDTSNGVLLPYYDPDTNMVYLCGKGDCTIRYFEVTDESPYVHFLSLYSSKEPQRGAGFLSKRGVDVNKCEIARFYKLHERKVEPISMTVPRKSDLFQGDLYPDTAGVEPSLLAEDWIAGQDAAPLLVSLSGGYAGTPSKHRDKLRNKPKLLSQGSGTDSTPVPRQAASPTATTTAKEMESEGVGVVQQRVTRAEGEGASDRARREEEVLSEVLAEVKALRSVVLAQGQRIELLERQLVRIEDGDV